Part of the Oncorhynchus masou masou isolate Uvic2021 chromosome 18, UVic_Omas_1.1, whole genome shotgun sequence genome, TAAACAGAACTCACGGAGGACTGCGGTATTGCAGAGAGCCCAGCTGGCACAAGGTAAGTCATTCATACACCcacttaacccccccccccccgctcttcCACCCAAGCCTGGGGGAGTAGTGTTAGACCCATGGAAAGGGCCCATGCTGCATATTGGTCAAATATAGAGCTGTGTTCCAGTCTCATGCTGAGAGATGCATTGAAATGTCAATTTGTTGTATAGTAAATAATGTGTTTTGCATTCTTGTGAATTCATAAAAACTGAAAAAGGCAGTAATGCTTTCAAAATGCAAAACCAATTAGTGGATGTGAATGATCAGTACAGTATGTGCTCAAGTGATAGTTCATTGGTTACGAATTTTGTCTGTTTTATACCCTTTAACTGaaagtttattttttttgtttgtatttgtCATTTCCTGACCTTTGCCATCACAGGAATTTTCATGTTTTTTCCTCTGTCCTTTGTGTGCGCATACATGCATGCCAGTCAGTggtggctgctgaggggaggacggctcataataatgactaatgactggaatggagtaaatggaatggcatcaagcgTTTGCTGTATTTGAtactattccactccagccattaccttgagcccgtcctccccaattaaggtgccaccaatctcCTCTGATGCACATTCTGcaaacgtgtacacacacacacagcattcaaACACTGTACAACCTTATTGCCTTGCAGGTTACCTGTATACAGTATACACAAGGCAATTCCAGACTGAAAATATTTTTGCTAtcagattgttctggcaattctcacatagaaacttAATTGGGAGGAAAGATGTTTGGCATGCttttacatttgtatttttatttattttttaaaatcatGATGAAAAGTGGCCATTTTAGGCCATTTTtagacctacagtgcattcgaaaagtattcagaccccttgactttttccacattttgttacgttacagccttattctaaaattgattcatttgtttctctcaatctacacacaataccccataatgacaaaacaaaaacggGTTTTCAGAaaggtttgcaaatgtataaaacaatgtacataagtattcagaccctttactcagtactttgtagcaccttttggcagcaattacaacctcaagtcttcttgggtatgatgctacaagcttggcacacctgtatttggggagtttctcccattctctgcagatcctctcaagctctgtcaggttggatggggagcgtcgctgcacaactattttcaagtctctccagagatgtttgatcgggttcaagtccgggctctggctgggacatgCAGAGACttgtaggttttcatcaaggatctctctgtactttgctccgttcatcttttcctcgatcatgactagtcttcctgccgctgaaaaacatccccacagcatgatgcttccaccaccatgtttcaccgtaaggatgatgccaggtttcctccagatgagacactttgcattcaggacaaagagttcaatattggtttcatcagaccagagaatcatgtttctcatagtcagtcctttaggtgcctttttgcaaactccaagcgggctgtcatgtgccttttactgaggagtggcttccgtctgaccactctaccataaaggcctgatttggtggagtgctgcagagatgggagaaccttccagaaggacaaccatttccacagaggaactctggaactctgtcagtgaccatcccTTCTCACCCCGATTGCTCACttttgccgggcggccagctcgaggaagagtcttggtggttccaaacttcttccatttaagaatgatgtaggccactgtattcttggggaccttcaatgctgcagaaattgtttttttggtacccttgcccagatctgtgcctcgacacaatcctgtctcggcgctctacggatacttccttcaaactcatggcttggtttttgctctgacatgcactgtcaactgtggaaccttatatagacaggtgttttctttccaaatcacATCCAATCAATtttatttaccacaggtggactccaatcaagttgtacaaacacaaggatgatcaatgaaaacaggatgcacctgagctcaatttcaagtttcatagcaaggggtctgaatactacaTTAAATAacatatttctgttttatttgtttaatacaaacatttctacaaacctgttttcaatttgtcattatgggatattttgTGTGTAAGTGTGCCCGTGTGGTTGAGGGGGGGGGTATTTTAGAATATCACTCAGTACTTCCTAATGGTGGAGGAAGTCATTCTCTTCTTTTTCTCCTGTGTTCAGGGAAGCCTGGCAGTGTGGCTAAGCTTAAGCAGGTGTGGTCAGTGGGAAGTAGGGGCAGGGCAATGGGCAAAGGGAGCAGGATTCCGGCTTTGGCACCCAGAGCCAGCCGAACCCACACCAGCCGCCTCACCCCAGTCAAACGGTGAACCCACACCCAACCGTCCCTGCCCCAGTCTTCTCACACAAGAGCACCCTAGATTGTCCAAATGCTTGGAATGAGGAAGAACCATGGTACCGTCCCAACAgtataaaatacattattttacAATCACTGATCTAAAATGACATGATAGGTTTCAATCATATGGTTTTATCCCAACCTATGTAGTCGCCTTATACCAATGGGAGAGGAAATGAGGGAAGAACATTTGTCAGTTTTGGGCTACAGTTTCATGTTGACACCCTTACTAGGGAGGACTGGATTAATCTCCCTTGCAACTGAGTCTGTCAGAACAGGGACCAAAATCTGGCTAAAATCAAAAGGGAGGGATACTGAATGATATTGCAATATATTTATATTAGTATACTACATACTAAGGTAttataatatagtaataatacTATTCTAAGCTGTTTATTGATTACTCCAAATCCAATAACAGCCTGAGTGTAGCTACAACAAGCTTTATGCAGGGCACCTGTTTACAtttctctttatgtctctctgtaTGGCTTGTAATCTAATCAAATATGTTTTACATTGATACAGTAGTTGTGTAAATGTCTTTGTTTCTAACTGTAATTTCCGTACTTAGTTATTATATAGCACCTTTTGCTTGTCAATGGAATTTATCATGCTTTTTACATTGTCACACTATTGTTTCaatctgttttttttatatatatattttgagtgTTTAGACAATCAACACCAAGCACAGATATTTGGCCTAGCCAAAAAGCCATTTTAAGGTAAAATAGGAATTGTTAATTGCTAATTGAAATAGAAAATAAATGAGAACAAACGTTCTATTTTTTTCTTTAGGAGTAATGTACGTTAGTGGTAATTTTCCCAAACATCTAAGATTTGAGAATGGTCCCACTTGATGAAACCTCTTAAGCACTTAGTTCACTGTAATACTTTCTAGATATGGTAAGATGCACCATTTTATAGGGTTGCATTTTTTCCCATATGTTACTTAACATGCTATTGCATTTCGTATAGGTAGCCTAAATCAGAGGAATTTTATACCAAATGTGTGAATCTTGACCTAAATCTACAAGTCATAATTATCTCCAAGGTACACCCGACATCAGTACAATGTGGACTGGAACTAATATATAGGGTTCACTTAGCAGACGCAGACAATACTATTTTACTGCTTCATATGTTATATGGTGTGTTTCATTGTTATCTGCTGGTCCTTTGCCTTGAGTTACCAATCTTGATCAAATTATCGGACAATTTGACATTTTCTTACATCCCAATCTTTTTGTCTCTTTCAGCTTTTTAATATTTAGGACATGACATAGGTGTATATTACAGGAtactggtggcaccttaattggggaggacaggcttgtggtaatggatggagcggaatcagtggaatggtatcaaatatatcaaacacatggtttacatgtatttgatgccattctatttgccccgttccagccattattacaagccgtcctcctctcagcagcctccactgatgtataTATTTTCCTTGTGGATTTTCAGTACATATCAATCAgtattgactgtacatttttgATTTACAACCATTCTGTGCAGAGATTGAAACATCTATGTTTGATTAAATAAAGTTAACAGCACTGTATAGATTAATTTGTCTCTTACTCTGGTGAGTTTGTATTTCAAAGACAACTGTTGCAATATTTTACACCAACAATTACAGTATCTGTTATCCACCCAGCAGCCCTCAACTCTTACCCAGCACTCAGACACATTAAAACACTGATATAACAATACATATTTAATGAATCCGTTACAAACATCAACACAAAAACTAGTTGTGACTCTTAAAATGTCATTAAATATTTGTTCTGGAATCTATGGCAAACATTTACCAAATTATATTTTCATGTAACTTTTTAGTTACTAAAACATCCATAATCTCAAAAATCAAAGGCACTAAACTGGCATGAAAAAGGCTTTTCAGTGTTCAATGCTGCCATATATTTACAGTTTGCTGGACAAGTGGTTAATTTTGGATAAACATAAGTCATGTACACTTACTAATTTGGTTTTCCTACCTATTGACATTACAATAAACATTACAAAAGTGAAACATTAAACAGGTCAGTGAGAATGAAAGAATGTCATTCTTTTCACATTGTCTTTGTTAGTTGGATATTTTAGTGTTGGATATTGTGTCCTACTAAGCCTACATACACATTACAATTAACAATTTAACAATATTTGTTGCATAACCTTTGTCACACTGAGCTTTAGCTTGACAATCATGGTGCAGTGTTTTTGGCACAAACCAGCTCCTTATTTTCCACTACACTCCACATCCTGAATAGCTCCTGAGGACTCAATTTATGGACGACGATGAGGTTTTTGAAAAAGCAAGGTTCTCTGTTCATTGGACTCACTCTGCGTTTCATGATACCAAAGGTCCTGAAACCTATGTGCATCTCTGGAGTCAAGTGTAGCTTCTGGAGGCACATTCCCAAAAACACATCATCAATGGGATAGAGCTCCAAGTCCTCTGAAACCACAAACAGTCTATGAGCTAATTGTGAGGACATTAAaaacccaccaccaccaacataaGGTGGGTACGGTTTGTCAAACAGCTCTTTGGGGATGTAGTATTTGCTTTGATGGTTTCTGATGGGGATGGCTTTGGATATGGTGTCCCCAACAAATAAGTTCAGCACTTTGCGGTCCTCAGTCTTGAAACCAATAAGTTCCAGTAAGTTCTTTGTATTCACGAAAACGTCATCATCCCCTTTGAATATAAACTTGGCACTGGAGCAGTGAATATCAAACCATTTCAGAAAATTTACCTCTTTCAAGGTGAGGTTGAAAAATGTGTCCATAAAATCCCATTGAAGAATGTCTCCATATATAATGTCCTCATACTCAATCAACTTTTGAAGGTTTGTCGTGTCTTTACGATTTGTAGGGCTTCCTAGAAGAAACAGCGTTTTTATTCTCTTACCATCAATGTCCTGTTCCCTACCCCAGGTATTACGCACGGCCTCTCGCCTATCATGCTGCTCTATAACGGATTTTACAACCATGAGCAAGTGTACGTCTCCATTCCTGCATTTATCCGGGTGATTTATTAACATTGGGAAATACCGACAATGTCTGTGTAGCACAAATTGGTGGAACCTCGGATCCAAACGTCGAAACCAATCATTTTTTCTCACGGCTGAATCTTCACTGCAGTTCATAACGTGTACATCCCAAGTAGCTAGAGTAGCGTTGGACACCTTCACCCGTGGCGCATCCAAATCACCAAGAACAGGCGAGTAGTTTCCTAAACTTCTTTTCAATAGGCCTTTTCCTTTGTAGAAATCACACTCAGGTCCACACCAACCGGCTTCTTCCTGGCGTTTAACCTCCATATCATCCTTGATGCTGTTATCCACAAGCTTGAACTTTTGGATCATCAATAAAGACGCAAAAACTAGAGACAAGCTGAGGAGAGTTTTCAATGCCCTCTTTCTTCTGAAAAAAATATCCATATCTATGGCGCAAAACGTGTAATGAATAAGAACTCCTTAAATTGAATAGGTACCCTTATTGTTAAAGCATCTCATCATTCATTTTGGCTACATCTTAGTGAGTCTATTCACTGTCCCGTGACCAGCTACCTTGAGAGTAGGTAGCTGGACGCCACCATGCTATTTCTTTAGCGTACAAAAAAGAATAATCTATATTTCTTGGAACGTaatctctgttatataatacaaCAAAAAAACGTTATCGATGAGATTGTGGAGTGGTCTTGAAAAGTGACTGTTGCCTACAAGCTTATCCACTTACTCAGTTCCCACTAAGCATGGACCGACTTCTTTTGTACATATTTTTTGGGGGTCCTGTCCAGACCGGCCTTCTTTGTTTGGTATTTTTTTGGTGTGGTTTGGACCAGCCACCGATTGTTGATTTTTGATCCGGTCCGAACCAATCACAGATGTCCATATTTGGTTCAGATTTCGTCCAGTccggaaaatatgtattttgaacTTTCATTCATAACCTAAAATTAACCTAACTTCGACGTCAGAAAATTTACGTATTTTCACCATTATTTTGTTTACTGGGTTTTTTATCCTCCCCATTACACATATCTGTGACAATATGCAGGTTTCTTATTTCACATCACAGGTGGCTCACCAGACTGCGTCTCAGGTTGGCTCACTCATCTTTTAGGCTTTAAATTAGATTTCTAATAGCAttaggcctagtggttagagcgttggactagtaactggaaggttgcaagttcaaatccccgagctgacaaggtacaaatctgtcgttctgcccctgaaggcagttaacccactgttccgagaccgtcattgaaaataagaatttgttcttaactgacgtgcctagttaaataaaggtaaaattaaaatataaAAAGTTACTTGGAAAAACTAAGGCTCAGGCTATATTGTCCATTTTATTGCACCTGCTATTTATTTATCAGCCATCAAGCAATACAGTGTATTGTCTTATTATAATGataatatactgtattatataatAGGTTATTGTGCATTATAATATCACAGCCTACATACAATTGCCCATCAACGTAGCTAAGGAACTAAACGTAAGTCCCTTAGCTACCATCAACGTAGTTTCAGAAAACGTAATTATAAATTATAGGGTACATTTGTTTTGCAATAATCATCCATTAACACAAAAATATAtttatcacacacatacacacagagaaagagagatccaCAGGGACAGAATCAGTGTAACTCTAGACGCCCAAGCACAGATGAAAGGGGAAACCGGTGTCTTTGGGCTGTGTGAGGAAATACATGACAAGCTTTTACCACCCCCGTGTGTCGGTTTTGGAAATTGTCAAATGTGTCGTGTTTTTCCACCTCAAACAACGACCTTTATTTATGCCCTGTATAAACATGTATTAAGTGCAGTAAGACACGACACTCAAGTTTTAGTCGAAATAACAAAGGCAAACAGTAAGCTAGTAGGCACCATTGACTGGCATAAGGAATCAAATGTTTCTTGATCAATCAGCATCAAAGAGACCTCGACCTCTGATTGAACTGCACGTGACTTCTAGACGTAGTTACATTTTTCGGAATTCGAGCGCTGTCTCGATTCACCACTCGGACCAGAAAACAACACGGTGTCTTTTTTTTATCAGAACAACGATTTTACCGTTTGCTGACGACCTGTATTTAGAACAAAATTACTATTGGTTGAATTAGCTAGCGACGTCTACAGAAATTTGTGCAAAAGCGACTGTTAACAAGCTTGCAATCCAGTGACTGACATGTAGCTAACTTCCGAAAATGAGGAAGAAACAGGTGAGTTTGTCCGAGTTAGtagctagcaaacgttagctagttaacctCCCACGATATATACTATTATTTAACAGTATTTAGTTAGCAATTAAATTGTCCTACCTAGCAAAAACATATGCTACCTAGCAAGCGATTCAATTGTCCATTGTCTTTGGGAATCCTGATTAGTCCTTCTTTCAGTCTGTTAGCTAGCGGGgcagtagttagctagctaactaactgttGGTTACCGTAGCCAGCTAAGAAGTGTTCGTTATTTAGCTAGTTAATGTCAGTGCGACTGTTGATTTAACAAAATGTCTGAACTCATTTCAGATGTCGAGTCGAGTTAGCAACTTGAAGCGGCGAAAGGAGAAGTGCGTTGTTCCCTCAAGCGACCGAAACCTCAAGGTGAAGAGTTCAGATAAGGTGAATGTTTTCAGTTCTCGGTTTAGATACGTGTTAAATTATGGCTGGTCCATCGGTGAATCCTTTTAATATTTTGAATAATCTGTTTTGCCTTCAGAGTTCAGTGAAGAGGATGGATGTTAAAAAAATGGAAGACTCAAAAACCGAAATTCCCCTGAATGACTGTATGGTTGGCGGTTGTATGGAGTCAACAACTACTTCTGAGAGGCTCATCTGTGACGGTTATAAATGGGATGAAAAGACACGGTGTGGCGCACCACCAGACATGGATGAATTGTGGGAGGGTAAAGAGAATGGTCTGAGATTTGAGTTGAATTACCGCAGAACAAACGTGTTACCAGAGAATATGGAGGGTGATGAAACTGAAGCGGGTGTTGTGATTGATAAGAGCATCTTCCTTGATGATGATAGCAACCAGGTTCTTCCTGTGGAAAAGTTCTTCGGAAACATGGAAGttgtacaggtgagaggagattTTTACAAGAAGTGATGGGTGAAATAATGGTCTGTTTGGAGTATGTGGCCTAATTTCAAATACTGTTATTTCCATTTGCCTTGTAGGATTGTCCACAGAGATCTGCAGCCTCCTCGACCTTCATCAAGAGGGAGCACCGGAGACGACAGTACTACGCCAAAGAGGACAGTGATGAAGAGGGCTACACTGACATGCAGCAAGAGGACATAAATGGCACTTAGTTTATAGAACTAAATCCTATCAATGGGATGGATTAAAACCTCTGTCCTTTTACTAGCTTAATGGCAGACAAGCCTGGGAAAGTGGATTTGTTCAATGGAACAAGGGTATCAAGTTAACTTTTTGCCAGCATGTACCCCAAAGTTTTTAAATTTGTATTGATATTTAAAAAGCTATTTGCACTAACAAAGTAACTTCTTGCTTTTCAATTATCAGGAcctatagtgtgtatatattgttTAATTGGTACAGGGTAAGCGCTCGTTCTATTTTTATTGAATGTCTTTTACTTTGTTACTGGTTGCCTTGTCAGTATGTATGCACAGTAatctttttattttgtttttatattGCGATGTAATAACACGACTGAATGAATGCATCATATAAATCATGTAGTCTttaggcaggtttccattgacccGGGTTTATTAGACAAAAGCAATGTAGTGACAAAAAAAATGGTGATGTGTAACGGAAACTGCAGATATAGGAAACACTTTCTGAAGACACATAAATTACAACATTTATATCAGTTCGATGGGTGGGATTTTCCTTTCTTCAAACTTTCTTTGTAATAAATGATTGCTGAATACTTTGGCAGGTTCATGGGGAAAGTGTCATGAGCTCCATGCTGCATTTAATTCTAAATGCCTACTGCTTGCAAAATCAATTTCTTCAACTGGTTGGCTGGCAACTTTCACCATTTAGTTATTTCTGATCTGCAGGAGTGTAAATTTCACAGTGGTACGGACAGTGGCGATACGTTGGCACAAAATTAGTCAATTATTGGATTATATCCATTCTGGCTTTCTCggactacctgagacatgaaaccgatAGGTGGGAGAGAATACAGTCTGTTGCCAGTTTGAGTGCAATTTGCCTAAACGGGTAAtggaaactcattctgattggctgggcctggctccccagtgggtaggCATGGCTGCACACCTGCCCGGTCGTGACTcgaaatgaatttatttcaattgactgattttccttatatgaactgttactcagtataaaaaaatgaaattgttgcatgttttatatttttcttcagtatatTTTCAATGTTGACAAAAATCACTGTAGAAGTTAAACATAGGTAATGTTACACTGCCAATACAAGGAGCAAGTAAACTTTTTTGAATTTTCAATGACCCATGTCTGTATTCCACAAACACATTTACACTTGCCCAAATGAAAGCATAACTTTATCACATTATCTAATGACGCTTACAGGCCATGTAGCTGCAATCAGTTCTcaagtcaaattgtatttgtcaaatgtgccaaatacaaccggTGTATTTTCaaaccttagtgaaatgcttacttacaagcccttaaccaacaatgcgttgagaagttttaagaaaataagtgttaagtaaaacatagaaaataaaagttacaaataattaaacagcagcagtaaaataacaatagcgaggctatatacagggggtaccagtacagtcaATGTGCGAGGGCAACGGTTAGTCGAGGTGAAAGGGGTCTGGTTGGCCCTTTGCTTGGCTGTTccagagtcttatggcttgggtgtagaagctgttaagaagccttttggacctagacttggcgctctggtacagctttccgtgcggtagcagagagaacagtctatgactagggtggctggagtctgacaatttttagggccttccaatgacactgcctggtattgaggtcctggatggcaggaagcttggccccagtgatgtactgggctgtatccactaccctctgtagtgccttgcggtcggaggccgagcagttgccataccaggcagtgatgcaaccagtcaagacgctctcgatggtgcagctgtagaaccttttgaggatctgacgaCCCATGCCGaatcttttcaatctcctgatggggaatatgttttgttgtgccctcttcatgactgtcttagtgtgtttggaccatgatagtttgttggtgatgtggataacaacctgctccattacagccctgtcgatgagaatgggggtgtgctcggtcctccttttcctgtagtttaccatcatctcctttgtcttgatcacgatgagggagaggttgttgtcctggcaccacatggccaggtctctgacctcccttaGGCTGTGTcattgttgtctgtgatcaggcctaccactgttgtgtcatctgcaaacttgatgatggtgttaagAGTTGTGCCTCGctatgcagtcatgagtgaacagggagtacaggaggggactgagcacgcacccctgaggggccccctgtgttgaggatcagcgaggcggatgtgttgttacctacccttaccacctgggggtggcccgtcaggtagtccaggatccagtttcagagggaggtgtttagtcccagggtccttagcttagtgatgagctttgagggcactatggtgttgaatgctgagctgcagtaaatgaatagcattctcaaataggtgttccttttgtccagatgagaaagggcagtgttgagtgcaatagagattgcatcatctctggatctgttggggtggtaagcaaattggagtgggtcaagggtttctggaataatgttgttgatgtgagccatgaccagtctttcaaagcactttatggctacagacgtgagtgctatgggttggtATTCAATTAGGCATGATATTTTAGTGTTcttacggagagcgtgatcacacagtcatccggaacagctgatgctctcatgcatgtttcagtgttactttcctcaaagtgagcatagaagtaatttagctcgcctggtatgctcgtgtcactgggcagctcgcggctgtgcttccctttgtagtctgtaatagttttcaagttctgacacatccgacgagtgtcggagccgatgtagtacgattcaatcttagtcctgtattgacgctttgctcttacaagcttccgggttagagtcccgctctttgaaagcggcagtgctaccctttagctcagtgcggatgatgcctgtaatccatggcttctggttggggtatgtacgtacggtcactgtggagacgtcatcgatgcacttactgatgaagccagtgactgatgtggtgtactcaatgCCATCGAAAGAATCCCgggacatattccagtctgtgcttggaaaacagtcctgtagtttagcatccacttcatctgaccactttcttattgacctagtcactggtgcttcctgctttagtttttgattgtaagcaggaatcaggaggatataattatggtcagatttgccaaatggagggcgggggagagctttgtatacatatctgtgtggagtaaaggtggtctcgtTTTTTCcccttctggttgcacatttaacatgctggtagaaattatgtaaaataaatttaagtttccctgcattaaggtCCCCGGCCTCTAGGAgctccacctctggatgagcgttttcctgtttgcttatggccgtaaaCAGCTCTGCTCTAATAAAATCTGCGTGACTCCAAAACAATATAGTCAAACCTGAGACAACTTTCTTTCAATACTTTATTGGTTCCCCCCACACAATTATCATGGAAACAGTAATGAAATTAGAATATACATCCAAATATAATATGAGAGCACATTAAAAGTATAATACATAATGAAAATGTCCAAACAAATCATTCTCTATGCATtggagtggcagggtagccttgtggttagcgttagactagtaaccgaaaggttgcaagatccctgagctgacaaggtacaaatctgtcattctgcccctgaacaaggcagttaacccactgttcttaggccgtcattgaaaataataatttgttcttaactgacttgcctagttaaataaaaggaaaaataaaaaaaatggattAGACAGGTATAATCAATCTGGTAATAGCTCCACCATgacatctggggggggggggggtacaacaAAACAGTGTTTTGCATTTTAAATTCAACGGAAAAAGGTAGTGAACGACCAGTTGAAGAACAGTGCGATTATGGCGTCCGAGAAGATTGTACGGTGTGTGCTTCATGTGTTTCAAATTTTAAATAGTTTTACATTCATATTGATCAGGCCACAACCACCAAACGGGCTAAAATTTACCTCAAAGGATGTTGAAGCATGGTACGCACCATTTTGGGGACACGTGTCTTTCAGTACAAACCGTCACACAACGTAGCAAGCATTGAATCACACTGAATGCACCCTGTGCATAGGGATTAGGGGACGATTTGGGATTGGCCCATTGACTACTACCCAATCAGTGGCTCATAATGGAGTGCTTTTTAATATCACTAGCACAAAATGATCAACAAATCAGCTGTTCTGAGAGCAGCAGAAAACAATGTTCCCTGCCCAGAATTACATTTAGTTCAATTTACCAGTAGTTATAAGTCTTGTACTTTATCTGTTTAAGAATAACCAACAAACACTACAAAAGGCATCTTCCCTGAAATGTAAAAAGCATTTTCCCTTTATAATCCTTTTCGTTTGCCCCATTTGTACATGTTTCTTTTATCACACAGCAAGTCA contains:
- the b3gnt7l gene encoding UDP-GlcNAc:betaGal beta-1,3-N-acetylglucosaminyltransferase 7, like translates to MDIFFRRKRALKTLLSLSLVFASLLMIQKFKLVDNSIKDDMEVKRQEEAGWCGPECDFYKGKGLLKRSLGNYSPVLGDLDAPRVKVSNATLATWDVHVMNCSEDSAVRKNDWFRRLDPRFHQFVLHRHCRYFPMLINHPDKCRNGDVHLLMVVKSVIEQHDRREAVRNTWGREQDIDGKRIKTLFLLGSPTNRKDTTNLQKLIEYEDIIYGDILQWDFMDTFFNLTLKEVNFLKWFDIHCSSAKFIFKGDDDVFVNTKNLLELIGFKTEDRKVLNLFVGDTISKAIPIRNHQSKYYIPKELFDKPYPPYVGGGGFLMSSQLAHRLFVVSEDLELYPIDDVFLGMCLQKLHLTPEMHIGFRTFGIMKRRVSPMNREPCFFKNLIVVHKLSPQELFRMWSVVENKELVCAKNTAP
- the LOC135504314 gene encoding uncharacterized protein LOC135504314 isoform X2, whose translation is MRKKQMSSRVSNLKRRKEKCVVPSSDRNLKSSVKRMDVKKMEDSKTEIPLNDCMVGGCMESTTTSERLICDGYKWDEKTRCGAPPDMDELWEGKENGLRFELNYRRTNVLPENMEGDETEAGVVIDKSIFLDDDSNQVLPVEKFFGNMEVVQDCPQRSAASSTFIKREHRRRQYYAKEDSDEEGYTDMQQEDINGT
- the LOC135504314 gene encoding uncharacterized protein LOC135504314 isoform X1 — encoded protein: MRKKQMSSRVSNLKRRKEKCVVPSSDRNLKVKSSDKSSVKRMDVKKMEDSKTEIPLNDCMVGGCMESTTTSERLICDGYKWDEKTRCGAPPDMDELWEGKENGLRFELNYRRTNVLPENMEGDETEAGVVIDKSIFLDDDSNQVLPVEKFFGNMEVVQDCPQRSAASSTFIKREHRRRQYYAKEDSDEEGYTDMQQEDINGT